The Deltaproteobacteria bacterium DNA window CAGGTTCTTCGTCAGGGTCTTCTATGTTGACAAAATCAAGCAACAGCTCGTCTTTGAAGGAATGGAGCGCTCTCGTCCGAAATGCATTGTCGGTTATCGTTTTTGGGAAATTGTTTTGCAACATACCCTTTCGGGAAAACAGATCTTCTTTGATATGATATTTCAATTTTTCAACACTCCAAAAATCTGTAGCGCACTGCTCGACATAAAACAGACGAGCTTCTTCTTTTTTGACTTTTGAGATAATTTCAATGTGGTGAGTGAAACCAACCCGTGTAAAATTCGCTGTCTCCAAATCGCCAGTTGCCAACTGGCGATTTTTAAAATGGCCTTTCCAGACCTCGTAAAAAAGACGCATATTCTTGATATTACTCGGAGAAAATCCCCTCAGACCAGGAAGTTCTTGTTGCAACCGATCAGAAATAATTTCGATGGCAGCGATGCCCCATTGATGATTGCGAGTATTCTCAGAAACATACCTGCCCACAGAAAAATAGAGAGAAAGAAGTTCTCGATTGGCAAGCGCCGCCGCCGTGTAGCGACTTTTCAAAATGGCGTCTTTGATTTTCCTGATGGCACCCGAATAGTCTTTCAATCTAGATACACCAATCGAACTTTTACTCATCGCTTACCTCCATGGGGCGAATCATGGATATTCTTTTTTAAGTCGCTCAATAATTTTTTGAACGACTTCATCAATAGCCAAGCCGCTCGTATCGATTTGAATCTTCACCTTGGAATAAATTTTTTTTCGATCCTGCAACAATTTCTCAATTTTTTTTCGTCTATCTCCGCCCTGTAAAAGTGGCCGTTCATTTTCATGCCCTAAACGCCTTACAATTTCATCGACATTCGCAGAGAGAAGAATCATGACGCTGGAAGAAGCCAAAAGCTGAAAATTTTCTTTATCCAAAATAGCGCCACCCCCTACGGATAAAACTGTTTTTTCATTTTTGGAAAGAAACTTGGAGAGGGTTTCTTTTTCAATCTTACGGAAATGCTCCTCCCCTTCTGTCTCAAAGATCTGCTGGATGCTTCGCGCTTCACGCGCCTGAATTTCTCGATCACTGTCAAAAAATTGATATCTCAGTGCCAGAGAAAGCGATTTGCCTACTGCACTTTTACCCGTACCCATGAAACCGCAGAGTGTGATTAAGGATGGAAAAGATGCCATGATAACCTAAAAATTTTGTACCTGTTTCAAATATCCCTTTAAATTTTTCTTCAACTCCAAAAGAGAATCCCCTCCAAATTTTTCGAGGAAGGCATCCGCCAAGGTAATCGCCACCACATTTTCTGCAATAACCGCAGCGGCCGGCACTGCACAAACATCCGATCTCTCAATCGAGGCCTTGTAAGCTTGCTTGCTTTCAATATCCACCGAGTCCAGAGGTTTGTACAAAGTTGAAATCGGTTTCATGGCCGCACGTAAAACCAAAGGCTCCCCGTTGGTCATGCTGCCTTCCAGACCTCCGGCGCCATTGGACTTGCGAACATATTTTTTTTCTTTGGAATTATAATAGAGAGAATCGTGGACTTCCGATCCCAAAAGACGAGCGGCCTCGAAACCCAGACCTATCTCGACGCCTTTAATCGCTTGAATGCTCATCAGGGCCTGAGCCAGTTTTCCATCCAGCTTTCTATCCCACTGAACATAAGAGCCTAAACCCGGCGGCAAATTGAAGGCCAAAACTTCAATAACTCCACCCAAGCTGTTTCCGCTTTTTCTGGCCTGATCGATGATTTTGATCATCGCCAATTCTGCTTTTGCATCGAAAGTTCGAACAGGAGATTTTTCACAACGTGCCACGAGCTTATCAAAAGCAGGGGGCTCCGCGCTTACCTTTACTCTTCCAATAGACTTCACATAAGAAGTGAGAGGAACACCTAAAGCTTCTAGTAATTGCCGGACAAGAGCCCCACAGGCAACTCTCACGGTAGTTTCACGAGCCGAGGCACGCTCCAAAATATTTCGAAGATCGCGGTGATTGTATTTCATCCCCCCGACTAAATCGGCATGACCAGGTCGGGGCTTGGTGACTACTCGCTTGAGTTTCCCAAACTTTCCCTCTATCGCCATCTCTTCTTGCCAACTCACCCAATCTTTGTTGTGTACTTGCAAGGTAATAGGAGAACCCAAGGTTTGACCAAAGCGGATGCCCGAAAGAATTTGAACTTCATCCTTTTCAATGCTCATACGGCCACCCCGACCATAACCTTGTTGGCGCCGCCATAATTGAATGTTGATTTTTTCGGAGGAAACGGGAACCCCGGCCGGCATTCCTTCAAGAATCACCGTCAGCGCCGGACCGTGGGACTCCCCACTTGTCAAATATCTTAAATTAGCCATTTTGATTTTCTTCAGATTCAGGAAAAACTTTTTCTTTATCGGAAAGCTGCAAACCCAATGCCAGTAAAATTTTGCGTTTGGTGTCCATGCGACAACTCATGCCCGACTCGATGCGATCAATAGTCAACGCGGATAAACTAGCTTTGCGAGCAAGCTCGGCCTTACTGACTAACAAGCTTTCGCGATACTTTCTGACAAAGTTTTTTACAGGGACAATGGGGACAGGATTATTATTTTCGGAATTCGTCATATCCAACAAACCTTTTTTTCAGGACTATTAAAATCTTCGCCCGAGGCTAAGCCTCGAGACTCAAGGTCTAAACATTCTTCACCTTAAAAATCAAATAAAGACTATAAAAAAATAATCATTCAGCAATAAAATTTAAATTTTAAATATAAAATATATATAATTATATATAATTAACGCATTGGATGAAGAAAGCGTATAAAATGAAAAAGGAATTGTGATCCCTTAAAAAAATACAGAATTGCCCCAAATGAAAGAAAGGGGCCAAAAGGTAACTTCGATTGAAAACGAAATTTATTGATCAAAATCAAGCTCAAACCCAGGAGAGACGCGGTTAAGGAGGCATAAAAGAAAATAAAAAAAATGGATTTCCAACCCAAAAAAGCGCCCAACATAGCCGCCAATTTAACATCGCCTCCCCCCAAGCCCTCTTGTTTACGAAGATATTCATAAAGAAAAGCGATGAGAAATAAAATGCCTGCACCAAGCAAGGCCCCCAAAAAAGAATCCAACAAGGCCTCTTTCCAATGAAGACTACCGTTGCTGTAGGCATGAAGGAGAAAACCCAAAGCGATACTTGGAAGACTGAGAATGTCCGGAATGAGATAATGTTTTAAGTCGATAACGCTAATGACGATGAGAGGAGAAATAAAAAATAAAAACCAAAGAAGAGAAGGAAGAGGCAATCTAAGTTTTATAAAACAAAAGTAAGCAAGCAAACCTGTTAAAAATTCCACAGAAGGATAAAGCCACGAAATTTTAGCATGACAATGTCTGCACTTCCCCCGTAAAAGAAGAAAACTGAGCAGAGGAATATTATCGTAAAATGCAATGGCCGACTGGCAACCCGGGCATTTGGACCTCGGTGCTACAATGGATTCCCCTTCTGGAATTCTTGCAATACAGACATTGAGGAAAGAACCAAAGACAAGCCCGAAAATAAAAAAATAGACTGCATAGAGAGTTTCCAAATTCATATTAGCCCTTTATTAATAAGGAGAGACGAATGAAAAGCGCGCACATGCACAACAAACATTTTACACCCGAAGAACAATACTTTGCTCAAGAAGAAATTGAAAAGCTTAAAAAGCTGGCTGACGATAAAAAAAGTAAAATTTCGGCCAATGAAGAGCAAAAACTCAAACAACTTCATTGGATGAGGTGCGCAAAATGTGGTCACGAACTCCATGAAATGTTCTTTCATGGATACACAATAGACAAATGCTTTCATTGCGGGGGGGTTTTTCTCGACAATACTGATTTAAAAAAGATGATCGGGGAAGAATCGGGTTTACTGAAAGCCATTTTGAGTTTGTTTAAACTTTCTTAAAATTCTTTTCTACCCTTACAAAAACAGGAATGAATCATGATCAACCACGAAGACGTCCGGAAAATTGCAGGACTTGCAAAACTTGAAATTTCCGCCAATGCGCTGGACAAGTTCACCGAACAAATGAATCAAATTTTAGGTTTCATCGAAAATTTGAACAAACTCGATACCAAAAACATTGAACCCACTTCCCATGCCCTGGGATTGGCCTCTGCCTTTCGCAAAGATGAAGTTCAAGAAAGTAGAATTCAAGCACAGGTGTTTGAGGGGGCTCCCAGACAGGAAGAAAATTTGTTTATGGTTCCGAAGGTAATTGGATAATTTAAGGATAAACAATGTCGCTCACCCAACTCACACTCGCTCAACTTCACGAAAAAATTAAAAGCAAAGAGGTCAGCTCGAAAGAGGCGACTCAGGCTCAATTTAAACGCATTCGAGACTTGGATTCCAAGGTGCAAGCTTATCTTACTCTCTGTGAAGACGCAGCGCTCAAACAAGCCGAGGCCCTCGATTCCCAGATTTCAAAAGGCCTGGAAGTAAAACCTCTCACCGGAGTTCCCTTTGCCTTAAAAGATATTTTTGTCACTCAAGGGATCCAAACCACCTGTGCCTCTAAAATTTTAGAAAATTATATCCCCCCTTATAATGGAACCGCGGTTCAAAAATTACTGGATGCCGGCATTGTGCTCACTGGAAAATTGAACATGGATGAATTTGCCATGGGCTCTTCCACTGAAACCTCTGCTTACAAAAAGACACGTAACCCCTGGGATTTAGAGCGTACTCCTGGAGGATCCAGCGGGGGAAGTTCCGCCGCCATTGCAGCCGATTTGTGTTTTGCCACTCTGGGAACGGATACCGGAGGTTCTATTCGTCAACCGGCGGCTCTTACTTCTACAGTGGGACTTAAACCTACCTATGGACGGGTTTCGCGTTATGGCGTCATCGCCTTTGCCTCTTCTCTGGATCAAGTAGGCCCCATGACCAAAGAGGTGCGCGATGCAGCCCTTGTCCTCAATGCGATTGCGGGTTTTGATCCAAAGGACTCCACCTCGGTGAACACGCCCGTGCCCGATTACACAAAAGCCTTAACGGGGGAGGTGAAGGGTGTGCGCATCGGCATTCCCAAAGAATATTTCGTGAGCGGGATGGACAAAGAAATTGAAGAGTCAGTACGGGAGGCCATCAAAGTGTATGAAAAGTTGGGGGCCGTTTGCGAAGAAGTCTCGCTACCCCACACCGAATACGGCGTAGCCACTTATTATATTATTGCCCCCGCAGAGGCCAGTTCAAACCTGGCTCGTTACGATGGCGTCCGCTATGGACATCGCAGCAGCAAGGCCAATACTCTGGAAGAGATGTACAGGCTTTCCCGCAGTGAGGGCTTCGGCGCAGAAGTGAAACGCCGTATCATGCTCGGCACCTATGTTTTATCGGCGGGATACTACGATGCCTACTATATCAAGGCACAGAAAGTACGAACTCTCATTCGGCAGGATTTTGAAGCGGCCTTTAAAAAATTTGATGTCTTACTCACACCCGTCACCCCTAATCCCGCCTTTAAAATTGGAGAAAAAACTTCCGATCCTTTAGCGATGTACCTCTCTGATATCTTTACCATCAACGTGAATTTGGCAGGATTACCCGGAATGAGCCTCCCCTGCGGATTCACCCGCAGCGGGCTTCCCATTGGAATGCAACTGCTTGCAAAACCCTTTGCAGAAGAAAAAATTTTTCAGGCCGCTTATGCTTACGAACAAAACACGGAGTGGCATTTGAGGAAGGCGAAGATTTAAAACTTCAAGGCTTCCAAATCTTTACTAGTCCCGATTGGATAATCTTTTTATCGTGAGTATGAAGAGGAATTTTTAAGGCCCGAGCGCTTGCTACAATAATACGATCTGCAGGATCTTTATGAAGGGTTTTCATTTTCTTGGAAAAGATTTCTGAAACTATCTCAGGACTTAAATCAAGCACCTGCACTAGATCCGGAGAAGTTGCCATTTTCACCCAAGCCTGAGCGTTCGGTAATAATTTTATTCTTTCCATCTCATGCAACAAACTTGCTTCCCACAAGGAGATACTCGAGAGCAACAAAGGCTCATCCTCATTTTCTAGAGCCAGTCTCTCTTTGAGAGACAAGAGGTTAGAACCTGTAAGCCACCAGATCCAGATATGAGTATCAATGAGCCGAGCCATGAATTTTTCTTTCAGAATGAACAAGCACATTCTCTATCGCTTGTTCAGACAGTGTGGGCTGGGTTAAATCGAAGTGAATTTGAACAGAACCTTTGAGCTGTTGCAGCAACTTCTGTCTTCGTTTTGGGTTTGGGGAGGGAACCAGACGGGCTACTTCTTGGCCTCTCTTGGTGATGGAAATGACTTCGCCTGTACTTTGTACATGGTCCATCAAGGTTAAACATTTTGCCTTAAATTCAGTGGCGTTCATTGTGGTCATATCGTCAATATAAATGACCACTCCCAATCTGTCAAACGGCATTTGTATTCAATTGCGCCGATAATCTACACTCCCTTCTTCGGACACAAAGCCTTCAACTCGCACTCCCCACACCAAGGCCTCCGCGCCTTGCAAACCGCTCTCCCATGCAGAATGAGTTGATGAGAAAATGCGGTCCAGTTTTTTTTAGGAATAAGCTTCATCAGGTCTTGTTCAATTTTTACCGGATCTGTATTTTCCGTCAGTCCCAAGCGATAAGCCAGACGCTTCACATGCGTGTCCACCACCACCCCCGCCACCTTAAAAACATCTCCCAACACCACATTGGCGGTTTTACGACCTACTCCTCGAAGCTGAGTCAACTCCTCGAGAGTTTGAGGAACTTTCCCTTTGAATTTTTCCATCAAAGT harbors:
- a CDS encoding zf-TFIIB domain-containing protein, with amino-acid sequence MKSAHMHNKHFTPEEQYFAQEEIEKLKKLADDKKSKISANEEQKLKQLHWMRCAKCGHELHEMFFHGYTIDKCFHCGGVFLDNTDLKKMIGEESGLLKAILSLFKLS
- the gatA gene encoding Asp-tRNA(Asn)/Glu-tRNA(Gln) amidotransferase subunit GatA, which produces MSLTQLTLAQLHEKIKSKEVSSKEATQAQFKRIRDLDSKVQAYLTLCEDAALKQAEALDSQISKGLEVKPLTGVPFALKDIFVTQGIQTTCASKILENYIPPYNGTAVQKLLDAGIVLTGKLNMDEFAMGSSTETSAYKKTRNPWDLERTPGGSSGGSSAAIAADLCFATLGTDTGGSIRQPAALTSTVGLKPTYGRVSRYGVIAFASSLDQVGPMTKEVRDAALVLNAIAGFDPKDSTSVNTPVPDYTKALTGEVKGVRIGIPKEYFVSGMDKEIEESVREAIKVYEKLGAVCEEVSLPHTEYGVATYYIIAPAEASSNLARYDGVRYGHRSSKANTLEEMYRLSRSEGFGAEVKRRIMLGTYVLSAGYYDAYYIKAQKVRTLIRQDFEAAFKKFDVLLTPVTPNPAFKIGEKTSDPLAMYLSDIFTINVNLAGLPGMSLPCGFTRSGLPIGMQLLAKPFAEEKIFQAAYAYEQNTEWHLRKAKI
- a CDS encoding DUF1016 family protein — protein: MSKSSIGVSRLKDYSGAIRKIKDAILKSRYTAAALANRELLSLYFSVGRYVSENTRNHQWGIAAIEIISDRLQQELPGLRGFSPSNIKNMRLFYEVWKGHFKNRQLATGDLETANFTRVGFTHHIEIISKVKKEEARLFYVEQCATDFWSVEKLKYHIKEDLFSRKGMLQNNFPKTITDNAFRTRALHSFKDELLLDFVNIEDPDEEPDERVLEHAIVNNLKKFIMALGSDFSFIGNQYRLIVDGNEFFIDLLFFNRKLQSLVAIEIKKGKFKAEYAGKMNFYLSALDELIKMPHESPSIGIILCKEKNHRIVEFSFRDTSKPMGVALYKRSAKLPAKYRHILPDAEKLKTFL
- a CDS encoding shikimate kinase produces the protein MASFPSLITLCGFMGTGKSAVGKSLSLALRYQFFDSDREIQAREARSIQQIFETEGEEHFRKIEKETLSKFLSKNEKTVLSVGGGAILDKENFQLLASSSVMILLSANVDEIVRRLGHENERPLLQGGDRRKKIEKLLQDRKKIYSKVKIQIDTSGLAIDEVVQKIIERLKKEYP
- a CDS encoding prepilin peptidase; this encodes MNLETLYAVYFFIFGLVFGSFLNVCIARIPEGESIVAPRSKCPGCQSAIAFYDNIPLLSFLLLRGKCRHCHAKISWLYPSVEFLTGLLAYFCFIKLRLPLPSLLWFLFFISPLIVISVIDLKHYLIPDILSLPSIALGFLLHAYSNGSLHWKEALLDSFLGALLGAGILFLIAFLYEYLRKQEGLGGGDVKLAAMLGAFLGWKSIFFIFFYASLTASLLGLSLILINKFRFQSKLPFGPFLSFGAILYFFKGSQFLFHFIRFLHPMR
- the nth gene encoding endonuclease III, which translates into the protein MLEKQRIQRILKILNHLYLKPVTALQYTHPHELLFSTILSAQCTDKQVNKVTPALFAKYKTVQDFAEADLKDLEKLIRSIGFFRSKALAIQSSARTLMEKFKGKVPQTLEELTQLRGVGRKTANVVLGDVFKVAGVVVDTHVKRLAYRLGLTENTDPVKIEQDLMKLIPKKNWTAFSHQLILHGRAVCKARRPWCGECELKALCPKKGV
- a CDS encoding type II toxin-antitoxin system Phd/YefM family antitoxin, with the protein product MTTMNATEFKAKCLTLMDHVQSTGEVISITKRGQEVARLVPSPNPKRRQKLLQQLKGSVQIHFDLTQPTLSEQAIENVLVHSERKIHGSAH
- the aroC gene encoding chorismate synthase, which produces MANLRYLTSGESHGPALTVILEGMPAGVPVSSEKINIQLWRRQQGYGRGGRMSIEKDEVQILSGIRFGQTLGSPITLQVHNKDWVSWQEEMAIEGKFGKLKRVVTKPRPGHADLVGGMKYNHRDLRNILERASARETTVRVACGALVRQLLEALGVPLTSYVKSIGRVKVSAEPPAFDKLVARCEKSPVRTFDAKAELAMIKIIDQARKSGNSLGGVIEVLAFNLPPGLGSYVQWDRKLDGKLAQALMSIQAIKGVEIGLGFEAARLLGSEVHDSLYYNSKEKKYVRKSNGAGGLEGSMTNGEPLVLRAAMKPISTLYKPLDSVDIESKQAYKASIERSDVCAVPAAAVIAENVVAITLADAFLEKFGGDSLLELKKNLKGYLKQVQNF
- a CDS encoding type II toxin-antitoxin system VapC family toxin: MARLIDTHIWIWWLTGSNLLSLKERLALENEDEPLLLSSISLWEASLLHEMERIKLLPNAQAWVKMATSPDLVQVLDLSPEIVSEIFSKKMKTLHKDPADRIIVASARALKIPLHTHDKKIIQSGLVKIWKP
- the gatC gene encoding Asp-tRNA(Asn)/Glu-tRNA(Gln) amidotransferase subunit GatC, which gives rise to MINHEDVRKIAGLAKLEISANALDKFTEQMNQILGFIENLNKLDTKNIEPTSHALGLASAFRKDEVQESRIQAQVFEGAPRQEENLFMVPKVIG
- a CDS encoding XRE family transcriptional regulator: MTNSENNNPVPIVPVKNFVRKYRESLLVSKAELARKASLSALTIDRIESGMSCRMDTKRKILLALGLQLSDKEKVFPESEENQNG